From the genome of Triticum aestivum cultivar Chinese Spring chromosome 3B, IWGSC CS RefSeq v2.1, whole genome shotgun sequence, one region includes:
- the LOC123072126 gene encoding uncharacterized protein: protein MSARAEMSPRRRRRRASPPPASLPDDDDMLREILLRLPPRPSSLPRASLVSKRWRSLVADPQFQRRFRNHHGKPPLLGFFVEDRRSCPFFPMLGRPDRIPRARFSMPPNKDDRIPGARFSMSLNGDNRIVDCRHGLVLFLGRGPPHHLLVWDPVAREQRHLFLPPELDQLSFFNAAVLRPTRGHFQVALIAFAGITRFSACLYSSETGIWGNINSLELESHILPLEGAGTLIGNSLCWLLRVLPHYAILEFDLDTQSLAVAELPALEGDQELRIIPAEDGRLGFIHVSQFHAQLWKRKPDSDGLAVWVLDRAIEFEELRSTYKGDSITLVGFAEESNAVLALTVSGVFMVYLQSVEFKKISNVRSNFTYYPFACCYAAGTGILDGHDGDEVLNNM from the exons ATGAGCGCAAGAGCGGAGAtgtctccccgccgccgccgccgccgcgcctctccgccgcctgcctctctgccggacgacgacgacatgCTCCGGGAGATTCTCCTCCGCCTCCCCCCGCGGCCTTCCTCCCTCCCGCGGGCCTCCCTCGTCTCCAAGCGTTGGCGCAGCCTCGTCGCCGATCCCCAATTCCAACGCCGCTTCCGCAATCACCACGGCAAGCCTCCTCTCCTTGGCTTCTTCGTCGAAGACCGTCGCTCCTGTCCGTTTTTTCCAATGCTGGGCCGACCGGATCGCATCCCCCGCGCTCGCTTCTCCATGCCTCCCAACAAGGACGACCGTATCCCCGGCGCTCGCTTCTCCATGTCTCTCAACGGGGACAACCGCATCGTCGACTGCCGCCACGGACTTGTACTTTTCCTCGGCCGCGGCCCGCCGCACCACCTACTTGTGTGGGACCCCGTCGCCCGCGAGCAGCGCCACCTGTTCCTCCCACCAGAGCTGGACCAGTTGAGCTTCTTCAACGCAGCGGTGCTTCGCCCTACCCGTGGCCATTTCCAGGTGGCCCTGATAGCATTTGCAGGAATAACAAGATTTTCCGCATGCCTTTACTCATCGGAGACTGGCATATGGGGCAATATCAACTCACTGGAGCTGGAATCGCATATACTACCTTTGGAAGGAGCCGGTACTTTGATTGGTAATTCCCTATGCTGGTTACTTCGGGTGCTTCCTCACTATGCCATACTTGAGTTTGATCTGGATACACAGAGCCTAGCTGTGGCAGAGCTGCCAGCACTCGAAGGCGACCAAGAATTAAGGATTATACCTGCCGAAGATGGTAGGCTTGGCTTCATCCATGTCTCGCAATTCCATGCCCAATTATGGAAGAGAAAGCCCGATTCTGATGGTTTGGCTGTATGGGTGCTTGATAGAGCTATTGAATTCGAGGAGCTCAGATCAACTTACAAGGGAGACTCTATCACTTTAGTGGGTTTCGCCGAGGAGAGTAATGCAGTCCTTGCACTGACAGTTTCTGGTGTCTTCATGGTCTATCTCCAGTCAGTGGAGTTTAAGAAAATTTCCAACGTGAGGTCCAATTTTACCTATTATCCATTTGCATGTTGCTATGCTGCAG GAACTGGCATTCTTGATGGACATGATGGAGATGAAGTGTTGAACAATATGTGA